In the Vicinamibacterales bacterium genome, GTCGTGACCTGCTTGCGGTGCCGGGCGAGGTAGCCGTCGAGCCAGTCGGTCAGCGAAGCCAGGCCGAAGATCGCGGCGGCGACCAGCTCCACCGGCAGCCCGGCAACCAGCCGGCCCTCGAATTTCGTCAGGAGGACCGACACCAGCACCGGCACCAGGAATATGCGTGCGATGGTCAGGCTGTTCGGCAGGTTCATGTCGGCCGCCGTCATTCTACCCCTCGGTCGTGTAAGATGGAAGTTTGTCATGAAGGCTATCCTTCTCGCCGGGGGCAAGGGCACGCGGCTCCGCCCGCTGACCCTCCACACGCCCAAACCCGTGGTCCCGATCTTCGACCGCGCCTTTCTTCACTACCAGATCGACCTGCTCAAGCAGGTTCCCGAGATCGACGAGGTCATTCTCAGCCTCAATTACCAGCCTCGCCGCATCGAAGAGGTGTTTGGTGATGGCGCGGGTACCGGCGTGCGGTTGCGCTACGTGGTCGAGCCGGCCCCGCTGGGCACCGGCGGCGCCATTCGCTACGCGGCCCAGGGCGCGACCGACACGATTGTGGTGTTCAACGGCGACGTGATGACCAGCGTGGACGTCAACGCGGTCGTCAAGCTCCACCGCGATCGCCAGGCCAAGGCCACCATCGTGCTGACGCCGGTGGACAACCCGACGGCCTACGGGCTGGTTGAAACCGAGCCGGACGGCCGCGTCCGCCGCTTCCTGGAGAAGCCGAACCCGGACGAGATCACCTGCGACACGATCAACGCCGGCATCTACGTGCTCGAGCCGGACACGTTCGATCGCATTCCCAAGGACGTCTCCTACTCCATCGAACGCTCGTACTTCCCGTCGCTGATCGAGCGGCAGGAGATGTTCGTGGCCTACGTGGAACGCGGCTACTGGATCGACATCGGCACGCCCGAGAAGTACATCCAGGTGCACCGCGACATGTTCGACGGCAAGTTCTCCGGCGGCGTGTTCGCGACCGCGGACCCGGGCAAGCCGGTGGTCTCGCCCGACGCCCGAATTGAAGACGGCGTGGAGTTGCATACGCCGTGCTTCATCGACGCCGGCGCGCACGTGAAGAGCGGCGCGCGCATCGGCCCCTACACCGTGCTGGGCCGTTCCGTGATCGTCGAGGAATCGGCCAACCTCGAGAACACGATTGTGTGGCCGAACACCCGCATCGGCCAGAGCGCCATCGTCCATGGCCCGATCATCGGCCGCAACTGCCACATCGGCCGTAACGCGGTGATGAAGTCGGCGTCGGTGATTGGCGACAAGACCCTGCTGACCGACTACACGACCCTATGATCAACCCATCCGTCTTCAAGGCCTACGACGTGCGGGGGCTCTACCCGTCCGAGATCACCGAGGAGCTGTTTCATCAGCTCGGCCGCGCCTTCATCGCTTACCTCGGCCCCGGCAAGTACGCCATCACGCGCGACATGCGCGTGTCGTCGCCGTCGCTGACCAAGGCCTTCATCGATGGCGCGACGCTGCAGGGTGGAACCCTGTACGACTACGGCCTGCTCGGTACCGACCAGATGTACTACGCGGTGGCGGCCGACAAGCTGGACGGCGGCGCCCAGGTGACCGCCTCGCACAACCCAGGCGAGTACAACGGCTGCAAGATGGTGCGCGCCGAAGCCTTTCCGCTGAGCGGCGAGGCCGGCATCAAGGAAATGAAGGAGATGATCCTGGCCGGCGCCATTCCCGCGCCGCCGTCATCGCCTGGCACGGTCGAGACGCGCGAGATCATGGACCGCTACGTCGAGCACGTGATGTCGTTCATCGACGCCGCGTCGATCACGCCGTTCAAGGTCGTGCTGGACGCCGGGAGCGGCGTGGCCGGCTTCGTCGCGCCTCGCCTGTTCGATCGGCTCCCCTGCCAGACGACGCGGCTGTGCTTCGAGGTGGACGGCACCTTCCCGAACCACGAGGCCAACCCCCTGATCGAAGAGAACCGCCGGGACATCACCGAGCGCGTGATCGCCGAGAAGGCCGACATCGGCATTGCCTGGGACGGCGACGCCGACCGCTGCTTCTTCATCGACGGTAGCGGCGAGTTCATTGCCGGCGACTTCATCACGGCGCTGCTGGCCGAGGCGTTCCTGCTCAAGTCGCCAGGCCAGACCGTGATCTACGACGTGCGCGCGAGCTACGCGGTGAAGGACGTGGTCGCGAAGTACCAGGGCAAGGCCCTGATGAACCGCGTCGGCCACGCCTTCATCAAGCGCCGCATGCGCGAGGAGGACGCGGTGTTCGGCGGCGAGGTCACCGGGCACTACTACTTCCGCGACAACTTCTACGCCGACAACGGGTTCATCCCGGCGCTGATGATCCTGGACCTGATGTCGAAGAAGGGCATGTCGCTGCGCGACCTGCTGACACCGCTGCGCGAGAAGTACTTCATCTCCGGCGAGATCAACACCAAGGTGGCCAACATGGCCATCGCCGACCAGAAGATCCAGGAACTGGCGAAGATCTACGCCACCGGCAATGTCTACATGCTCGACGGCGTGTCGGCCGAGTTCGCCGACTGGCATTTCAACGTGCGCCAGTCGAACACCGAGCCGCTGCTCCGCCTGAACCTCGAGGGGCTGACGCCGGAGATCATGGAGAAGCGCCGCGACGAAGTGTTGGGGATTATCCGAGGGTAGCGCCGGCTGCCGCCGCCAGCCCTGCCGGGCGCCTCTTGACGAGATGCCGGGTTTCGGGCTCGCCCTCTGCTAGAATGGCCTGACTGAGCGGGAGTAACTCAGTGGTAGAGTCACAGCTTCCCAAGCTGTTGGTCGCGGGTTCGATCCCCGTCTCCCGCTCCAGCTTTTCCTACTGAATCGAAATCCCCACGCTCAGCGTGATCATCTGCGTCCGCCTGGCGGACGGCAGG is a window encoding:
- a CDS encoding CDP-alcohol phosphatidyltransferase family protein, producing the protein MTAADMNLPNSLTIARIFLVPVLVSVLLTKFEGRLVAGLPVELVAAAIFGLASLTDWLDGYLARHRKQVTT
- a CDS encoding NDP-sugar synthase; amino-acid sequence: MKAILLAGGKGTRLRPLTLHTPKPVVPIFDRAFLHYQIDLLKQVPEIDEVILSLNYQPRRIEEVFGDGAGTGVRLRYVVEPAPLGTGGAIRYAAQGATDTIVVFNGDVMTSVDVNAVVKLHRDRQAKATIVLTPVDNPTAYGLVETEPDGRVRRFLEKPNPDEITCDTINAGIYVLEPDTFDRIPKDVSYSIERSYFPSLIERQEMFVAYVERGYWIDIGTPEKYIQVHRDMFDGKFSGGVFATADPGKPVVSPDARIEDGVELHTPCFIDAGAHVKSGARIGPYTVLGRSVIVEESANLENTIVWPNTRIGQSAIVHGPIIGRNCHIGRNAVMKSASVIGDKTLLTDYTTL
- a CDS encoding phosphomannomutase/phosphoglucomutase, whose translation is MINPSVFKAYDVRGLYPSEITEELFHQLGRAFIAYLGPGKYAITRDMRVSSPSLTKAFIDGATLQGGTLYDYGLLGTDQMYYAVAADKLDGGAQVTASHNPGEYNGCKMVRAEAFPLSGEAGIKEMKEMILAGAIPAPPSSPGTVETREIMDRYVEHVMSFIDAASITPFKVVLDAGSGVAGFVAPRLFDRLPCQTTRLCFEVDGTFPNHEANPLIEENRRDITERVIAEKADIGIAWDGDADRCFFIDGSGEFIAGDFITALLAEAFLLKSPGQTVIYDVRASYAVKDVVAKYQGKALMNRVGHAFIKRRMREEDAVFGGEVTGHYYFRDNFYADNGFIPALMILDLMSKKGMSLRDLLTPLREKYFISGEINTKVANMAIADQKIQELAKIYATGNVYMLDGVSAEFADWHFNVRQSNTEPLLRLNLEGLTPEIMEKRRDEVLGIIRG